One window from the genome of Bacteroidales bacterium encodes:
- the maf gene encoding septum formation protein Maf → MDPCFENTDIILGSQSPRRRQLLQDIGLKFRILTFPVEEIFPENLSAKETAIYLSELKAKAFPEIELKENSILITADTVVSLSGKLLGKPKNDAEAFEMLSLLSGKSHEVISAFTLRSKKEMKSFSTETKVYFKTLSKAEINYYISRYKPFDKAGAYGIQEWIGKIGIEKIQGSFFNVMGLPVHQVYAELCIFDMN, encoded by the coding sequence ATGGATCCCTGCTTTGAAAATACAGATATTATTCTTGGTTCGCAATCGCCAAGGCGTAGGCAATTGCTACAAGATATAGGATTAAAATTTAGGATACTTACTTTTCCTGTTGAAGAAATCTTTCCTGAGAATCTTTCTGCAAAAGAAACGGCAATTTATTTAAGCGAACTAAAAGCAAAAGCATTCCCGGAAATAGAATTAAAAGAAAACAGTATTTTAATTACTGCAGATACGGTAGTTAGTCTTTCGGGTAAATTATTAGGTAAACCAAAAAATGATGCGGAAGCTTTTGAAATGTTGTCTCTTTTGTCAGGAAAATCTCACGAGGTAATTTCTGCTTTTACTTTGCGATCAAAGAAAGAAATGAAATCGTTTTCTACAGAAACAAAAGTATATTTTAAAACCTTAAGCAAAGCGGAAATAAATTATTATATAAGTCGTTATAAACCTTTTGATAAGGCTGGAGCTTACGGAATTCAAGAGTGGATAGGAAAGATAGGAATAGAAAAAATTCAAGGATCATTTTTTAATGTGATGGGTTTGCCTGTCCATCAAGTTTATGCAGAATTGTGTATTTTTGATATGAATTAG
- the lpxB gene encoding lipid-A-disaccharide synthase, which produces MKYYIIAGEASGDLHASNLIRALKKQDADADIRAWGGDLMEEQGAKLVKHYRDLAFMGFVEVLFNLRTIFKNIRFCKKDILEWKPDVLILVDYPGFNLRIAEFAHKKGLKVIYYISPQVWAWKKSRVYAIKKHVDKMLVILPFEKDFYADYGYPVEFVGHPLLDALPTELRSKELFIKENALSDKPIIALLPGSRKQEIRKMLKIMLGVIDSFSTYQFVIAGAPSIDESFYNEIIGKRDVAFVKNNTQELLLASTAALVTSGTATLETALLNIPEVVCYKGSNISYQIAKRLVDIKFISLVNLIMDKEVVKELIQGELTSESLKLELNKILPNAERRKRVIADYQKLKLRLGKGGASAKAASSIIRFLNP; this is translated from the coding sequence ATGAAGTATTACATTATAGCAGGCGAAGCTTCAGGTGATTTACACGCTTCCAATCTTATTCGTGCTTTGAAAAAGCAAGATGCAGATGCCGATATTCGTGCTTGGGGTGGCGATTTGATGGAGGAGCAAGGGGCTAAACTCGTTAAGCATTATCGCGATTTAGCTTTTATGGGTTTTGTTGAGGTTTTGTTTAATCTTCGTACAATTTTTAAAAATATTCGCTTCTGTAAAAAAGATATTTTGGAATGGAAGCCTGATGTTTTAATCTTAGTTGATTATCCCGGTTTTAATCTTCGCATTGCAGAATTTGCTCATAAAAAAGGATTAAAAGTTATTTATTACATCTCTCCACAGGTTTGGGCTTGGAAAAAGTCGAGAGTTTACGCAATAAAAAAGCATGTGGATAAAATGCTGGTAATCCTTCCTTTTGAAAAGGATTTTTATGCAGATTACGGTTATCCGGTTGAATTTGTTGGGCATCCACTTTTAGATGCGCTTCCAACAGAATTAAGGAGTAAAGAACTTTTTATAAAAGAAAATGCCCTTAGCGATAAGCCAATTATTGCATTGCTCCCGGGAAGCAGAAAACAAGAAATTAGAAAAATGCTAAAAATAATGCTTGGTGTTATTGATAGTTTTTCAACTTATCAGTTTGTCATTGCCGGAGCTCCATCTATCGATGAAAGTTTTTATAATGAAATTATAGGGAAAAGAGATGTCGCTTTTGTGAAGAATAATACACAGGAATTGCTTTTGGCTTCAACGGCGGCTTTGGTAACTTCTGGAACGGCTACTTTAGAAACAGCCTTATTAAATATTCCAGAGGTGGTGTGTTATAAAGGAAGCAATATATCTTATCAAATAGCTAAACGTTTGGTTGATATTAAATTTATTTCGCTTGTTAATTTGATAATGGATAAGGAGGTTGTTAAAGAGCTGATACAGGGAGAATTAACATCCGAAAGTTTGAAATTGGAATTGAATAAGATTCTTCCTAATGCAGAAAGAAGAAAAAGAGTTATTGCCGATTATCAGAAACTGAAGCTTAGGCTGGGTAAAGGTGGAGCATCGGCAAAAGCTGCTAGTAGTATTATTCGTTTTTTAAATCCTTAG
- the surE gene encoding 5'/3'-nucleotidase SurE produces MIKRPKILVTNDDGINAQGIRFLIDIVRDLGDVVVVAPDSPQSGMGHAITVNSPLRIKMIVEEDGYQEYSCNGTPVDCVKLGEQVVLKGKPDLLVSGINHGSNAAVNIVYSGTMAAAIEGCIDRIPSIGFSINDFSHNLNFEPTRKYIKHIAAQVLEKGLKNGICLNVNFPIIENIKGIKVTRQADACWREEFDSRIDPRGGNYYWLTGKFVSRDNGHENDINTMEEGYVSVVPVKIDLTAYNQIDTLKYLELNNEPK; encoded by the coding sequence ATGATAAAAAGACCAAAGATATTAGTAACGAATGATGACGGAATAAATGCGCAAGGAATTCGCTTTTTGATAGATATTGTTCGGGATTTAGGCGATGTAGTTGTGGTAGCTCCTGATAGTCCTCAATCGGGGATGGGGCATGCTATTACTGTAAACAGTCCGCTACGAATAAAGATGATAGTAGAAGAAGATGGGTATCAAGAGTATTCTTGCAATGGAACTCCTGTTGATTGCGTAAAACTTGGTGAGCAGGTTGTATTAAAAGGGAAGCCTGATTTATTAGTTTCCGGTATAAACCATGGCTCAAATGCAGCAGTTAATATTGTGTATTCGGGGACTATGGCTGCCGCAATAGAAGGATGTATTGATCGTATTCCGTCAATAGGATTCTCCATTAACGATTTTAGTCACAATTTGAATTTTGAGCCTACTCGTAAATATATAAAACATATCGCTGCTCAAGTTTTGGAAAAGGGATTGAAAAATGGTATTTGTTTAAATGTGAATTTTCCAATAATAGAGAATATAAAAGGTATAAAAGTAACTCGACAAGCAGATGCATGCTGGCGAGAAGAATTTGATAGTAGAATAGATCCGCGAGGAGGTAATTATTATTGGCTTACAGGTAAATTTGTAAGTAGAGATAACGGCCATGAAAATGATATTAATACAATGGAAGAAGGTTATGTATCCGTTGTTCCTGTTAAAATTGATCTAACTGCTTATAATCAAATTGATACTTTGAAATATTTAGAGTTAAATAACGAACCCAAATAG
- a CDS encoding S9 family peptidase gives MKKLSFIFSALVLLSITSCNNKEQIKEVPEDIIGKHMIKLESDIMTPEILWAFGRVGDAQVSPDNSKILYGVSYYSVEKDKSNRELFLMDIDGGNKQQITNTAGGEYAAAWSPDGKRIGYMNASSGSMQLWEMDADGTNPRQVSDIEDGITGFIYSPDGSKILFTKEVKVYKTVKDENPDLDKTTGRLMSDLMYRHWDSWVDSFTHIFIADYKDGNLGEALDIMKDEPWDSPLKPFGGTEQITWSPDSKTIVYTSRKKEGMAYSVSTNSDLYAYNVESGETTNLTEGMMGYDTNPTFSPDGSLMAWESMERDGYESDKSRLFIMDVASGDKKYCTKDFDQNVGGLSWSADGKSIYFISDWHATEEIYRFDVADGSISKITEGVHDYHSVVEAGDRLIATRVSMSKPQEIYSVDPTTGEAVDLSLENKHLLDQLTFGEVTKRWVKTTDNKQMLVWVILPPHFDETKTYPGLLYCQGGPQGTVSQFWSYRWNFQMMAANDYVIVAPNRRGLPGFGQEWLEQISGDYGGQNMKDYLSAIDNVSQEKWLDADRLGAVGASYGGFSVYWLAGNHHKRFKAFIAHDGMFNFEAQYLETDEMWFVNWDLGGSFWDKSNKIAQRSYANSPHKFVQNWDTPILVIHSEKDYRIVASQGMSAFNAAILRGIPAEYLYFPNENHWILHPQNGILWQRTFYGWLDKWLK, from the coding sequence ATGAAAAAGTTAAGCTTTATTTTTAGTGCTTTGGTTTTGCTTTCTATTACATCTTGTAATAATAAAGAGCAAATAAAAGAAGTGCCGGAAGACATTATTGGAAAGCATATGATCAAGTTAGAGTCGGATATAATGACTCCCGAGATTTTATGGGCTTTCGGTCGGGTAGGAGATGCTCAAGTTTCTCCCGATAATTCTAAAATCCTTTATGGCGTAAGCTATTATTCTGTTGAGAAGGACAAAAGTAATCGCGAATTATTCTTAATGGATATTGATGGAGGAAATAAACAGCAAATTACCAATACCGCCGGTGGAGAGTATGCTGCTGCTTGGAGTCCTGATGGTAAGAGAATTGGCTATATGAACGCTTCTTCTGGAAGTATGCAGTTGTGGGAAATGGATGCAGATGGAACTAATCCTCGTCAAGTTTCCGATATTGAAGATGGGATTACAGGTTTTATTTATTCTCCTGACGGATCAAAGATTTTATTTACAAAAGAAGTAAAAGTTTATAAAACAGTAAAAGATGAAAATCCTGATTTAGACAAAACAACAGGTCGTTTAATGAGCGATTTGATGTATCGCCATTGGGATAGTTGGGTCGATTCATTTACACATATTTTTATAGCTGATTATAAGGACGGAAATTTAGGTGAAGCTCTTGATATTATGAAAGATGAGCCTTGGGATTCGCCTTTAAAACCTTTTGGTGGAACAGAACAAATTACTTGGTCTCCCGACAGCAAAACCATTGTTTACACTTCACGAAAGAAAGAGGGAATGGCATATTCTGTAAGTACTAATTCTGATTTGTATGCTTATAATGTGGAAAGTGGTGAAACTACTAATTTGACAGAAGGAATGATGGGTTATGATACGAATCCTACTTTCTCTCCCGATGGAAGTTTAATGGCTTGGGAAAGTATGGAGCGTGATGGTTATGAGTCGGATAAGTCACGATTATTTATTATGGACGTTGCTAGCGGTGATAAAAAGTATTGTACTAAAGACTTTGATCAAAATGTTGGTGGTTTAAGCTGGTCAGCTGATGGTAAATCCATTTATTTTATCAGCGATTGGCATGCAACCGAAGAGATTTATCGTTTTGATGTTGCCGATGGAAGCATCAGTAAAATTACCGAAGGTGTTCACGATTACCATTCTGTTGTTGAAGCTGGTGATCGTTTAATTGCTACTCGTGTTTCTATGTCTAAGCCACAGGAGATTTATTCTGTTGATCCTACCACTGGTGAAGCTGTTGATTTAAGTTTAGAAAATAAGCACTTGTTAGATCAGCTTACTTTTGGTGAAGTAACAAAGCGTTGGGTGAAAACTACAGATAATAAGCAAATGTTAGTTTGGGTTATTTTGCCGCCTCATTTTGATGAAACTAAGACTTATCCGGGACTTTTGTATTGTCAAGGAGGACCACAAGGAACAGTAAGCCAATTTTGGTCTTATCGTTGGAATTTTCAAATGATGGCTGCTAATGACTATGTTATTGTAGCTCCTAATCGTCGTGGATTACCCGGCTTTGGTCAAGAATGGTTAGAGCAGATTAGCGGGGATTATGGTGGACAAAATATGAAAGATTATTTAAGTGCAATTGATAATGTTAGTCAAGAGAAATGGTTAGATGCCGATCGTTTAGGTGCTGTTGGTGCCAGTTATGGCGGTTTCTCTGTTTATTGGTTGGCCGGAAATCACCATAAGCGTTTTAAAGCATTTATTGCTCATGATGGAATGTTTAATTTTGAAGCTCAATATTTAGAAACTGACGAGATGTGGTTTGTAAATTGGGATTTAGGTGGTTCATTTTGGGATAAATCTAATAAAATAGCTCAACGCTCTTATGCTAATTCGCCTCATAAATTTGTTCAGAATTGGGATACTCCTATTTTGGTTATTCATAGCGAAAAAGATTATCGTATTGTTGCTTCACAGGGAATGAGTGCTTTTAATGCTGCAATTTTACGTGGTATTCCTGCAGAGTATCTTTATTTTCCAAATGAAAATCATTGGATATTACATCCTCAAAATGGTATTCTTTGGCAAAGAACATTTTACGGTTGGTTGGATAAGTGGCTAAAATAA
- a CDS encoding class I SAM-dependent methyltransferase, with translation MDNKIFYEEFDWDGFKEEVLKAKVKKVLDIIPDDVNTIADIGCGNGIITNVLAQHYEVFAVDRSAKALSFVNAKKIQASADDIPLESESVDMVFSSEMLEHLEESVLNGSIAEFKRLSKKYIFITVPNDENPDKLSIKCPECNYVYNRPNHLRSFKEESFDKLFPEYERIKSFSFGKKVRYYNPTILKLKRKLSPHHSWIPYYWISENDRETFCPNCEHTFRYEYKFNLIAFILDIVNVILSPKKPYWLFVLLKKS, from the coding sequence ATGGACAATAAAATATTTTATGAAGAATTTGATTGGGATGGCTTTAAAGAGGAAGTGCTAAAAGCTAAAGTAAAGAAAGTACTCGATATAATTCCTGATGATGTTAATACAATAGCGGATATAGGCTGTGGAAATGGGATAATTACTAATGTTTTAGCCCAACATTACGAAGTCTTTGCTGTTGATAGAAGTGCCAAAGCACTTTCTTTTGTGAATGCAAAAAAAATTCAAGCTAGCGCTGATGATATTCCGCTAGAATCTGAAAGTGTGGATATGGTATTTTCTAGTGAAATGTTAGAGCATCTCGAAGAAAGTGTTTTAAACGGTAGTATTGCTGAATTTAAACGGCTCAGTAAGAAGTATATCTTTATCACGGTTCCAAATGACGAGAACCCCGATAAACTTTCCATTAAATGCCCGGAGTGTAATTATGTTTATAACCGTCCAAATCATTTGAGGAGTTTTAAGGAGGAAAGTTTTGATAAATTATTTCCTGAATATGAGAGGATTAAAAGTTTTTCTTTTGGTAAAAAAGTACGCTATTACAATCCAACAATTCTAAAGCTAAAAAGAAAATTATCACCCCATCATTCTTGGATTCCTTATTATTGGATATCTGAAAATGATAGAGAAACGTTTTGCCCAAACTGTGAACACACTTTCCGTTATGAGTATAAATTTAATCTCATTGCTTTTATTCTAGATATTGTTAATGTCATACTTTCTCCTAAAAAACCATATTGGTTATTTGTTTTATTAAAAAAAAGCTAA
- a CDS encoding BlaI/MecI/CopY family transcriptional regulator → MNLSKSEEQLMGYIWKNKKSFLKELISFYPEPQPAKTTIATLLKRMQKKGYVDYQLFGNSRQYFALIGREDYFSIYFKEIISHHFNGSIPEFTLFLTKMLKLERNELNTLKKTIDKEVLLKRNKDAVFY, encoded by the coding sequence ATTAATTTATCAAAAAGCGAAGAACAGTTAATGGGCTACATTTGGAAAAACAAAAAAAGCTTCCTTAAAGAACTGATTTCATTTTATCCAGAACCCCAACCTGCAAAAACAACTATTGCTACCCTTCTAAAAAGAATGCAAAAGAAAGGCTATGTAGACTATCAGCTATTTGGAAATTCCAGACAGTATTTTGCTTTAATCGGAAGAGAAGATTATTTTTCTATCTATTTTAAAGAAATCATCTCCCATCATTTTAACGGTTCAATTCCTGAATTCACTCTATTCCTAACAAAAATGCTTAAGCTAGAACGGAATGAACTAAATACATTAAAGAAAACTATCGATAAAGAGGTTCTCTTGAAAAGAAATAAAGATGCTGTTTTTTATTAA
- a CDS encoding DUF502 domain-containing protein, translating to MKRFWRALMRYFVQGLLYLVPIVITAYVILLMFNWVDDITVPYEIKYLGFQVPGLGLIIMLVFITLVGLLGSSFVFRPIIHYFELLINRAPLIKDLYSAVKDLMSAFVGGKKKFTEPVLVKMDVGGLQRIGFITQKNGVEEMGISKDQLVVYLPYSYGIMGTVIVVPKENVKSINLPSTEVMKFIVSGGVTKVLEKIQLNDKKTKDISNE from the coding sequence ATGAAACGATTTTGGAGAGCTCTGATGAGATATTTTGTACAGGGCTTACTTTATTTAGTGCCAATTGTTATTACGGCATATGTTATATTGCTAATGTTTAATTGGGTAGACGACATTACCGTTCCCTATGAAATAAAGTATCTTGGTTTTCAGGTTCCGGGTTTGGGATTAATAATAATGTTGGTATTTATCACATTAGTAGGCTTATTGGGCTCCAGTTTTGTTTTTCGTCCCATTATTCATTATTTTGAATTATTGATTAATAGAGCTCCACTTATCAAAGACTTATACTCAGCCGTAAAAGATCTGATGTCGGCTTTTGTTGGAGGAAAAAAGAAATTTACTGAGCCGGTATTGGTTAAAATGGATGTTGGTGGCTTACAAAGAATAGGATTTATCACACAAAAAAATGGAGTGGAAGAAATGGGGATAAGTAAAGATCAGTTAGTTGTGTATTTACCTTATTCTTATGGAATTATGGGAACAGTAATCGTTGTCCCAAAAGAGAATGTTAAATCAATAAATTTGCCCAGTACTGAAGTGATGAAATTTATTGTTTCGGGTGGTGTAACTAAAGTGTTAGAAAAAATACAACTTAATGATAAAAAGACCAAAGATATTAGTAACGAATGA
- a CDS encoding glycosyltransferase family 4 protein, with product MRILMVLDHEFPPDIRVENEIEALTASGNEVHIACYTRENRKSVDIFQEAVIHRKVISTFHYKSSIACLKFPFYFNFWRSFITELFKDNSFEAIHIHDLPLAKVGYEFSQKHNIPFILDLHENWPAMLRMATHTQTFLGKLLSTNKQWESYELKCSKKATQVIVVVEEAKDRLVKRGISGDKISVVSNTLNFNHFSSPKTKPDTDFITLMYAGGITKHRGLQFVIEGLKFLTDLSKPIRLWILGEGSYVQELKKMASDYGVEKQVVFAGWKEFEEMQSYLGKSDICLIPHIKSDHTDSTIPHKLFQYMYSRKPIIASNCFPIERILEETKSGLVYPFNDALKFANSVRQLIEEPLHTKKMQQNGIQAVKEKYNWLTDARVLQNIYA from the coding sequence ATGAGAATATTGATGGTGCTCGATCATGAGTTTCCTCCAGATATTAGAGTAGAAAATGAGATAGAGGCACTTACTGCTTCGGGGAATGAAGTTCATATAGCTTGCTATACAAGAGAAAACAGGAAGAGTGTCGATATATTTCAAGAGGCAGTTATTCATCGAAAAGTAATCTCCACATTTCATTATAAAAGCAGTATAGCTTGTTTAAAATTTCCTTTTTACTTTAATTTTTGGCGTTCTTTTATTACGGAACTTTTTAAAGATAATAGCTTTGAAGCTATTCATATTCATGATCTTCCTTTAGCCAAAGTGGGTTATGAATTTTCTCAAAAACATAACATTCCTTTTATTCTCGACCTGCACGAGAATTGGCCTGCAATGCTCAGGATGGCTACGCATACTCAAACATTTCTGGGAAAGCTCCTCTCCACAAATAAACAATGGGAGAGCTATGAACTTAAATGCTCTAAGAAGGCCACACAAGTTATTGTAGTAGTAGAAGAAGCAAAAGATAGGTTGGTAAAACGAGGAATAAGCGGCGATAAAATATCAGTAGTTTCCAACACCTTAAATTTTAATCATTTTTCAAGTCCCAAAACAAAGCCGGATACCGATTTTATTACATTAATGTATGCGGGAGGAATTACCAAACATCGTGGATTACAGTTTGTAATAGAAGGGCTTAAATTTCTTACAGATCTTTCAAAACCAATTCGCTTGTGGATACTTGGAGAAGGATCTTATGTTCAAGAATTGAAGAAAATGGCTTCAGACTATGGAGTGGAGAAGCAAGTTGTTTTTGCGGGTTGGAAAGAATTTGAAGAAATGCAATCTTATCTTGGAAAGTCAGATATTTGCTTGATCCCACATATTAAGAGTGATCATACCGATTCTACAATCCCACACAAGCTATTTCAATACATGTACTCTAGAAAACCAATCATTGCGTCGAATTGTTTTCCTATTGAAAGAATATTAGAAGAGACAAAGAGTGGCTTGGTTTATCCTTTCAATGATGCTCTTAAGTTTGCAAACTCTGTTCGCCAACTTATAGAGGAGCCTTTACATACAAAGAAGATGCAACAAAATGGTATTCAGGCTGTTAAAGAAAAATATAACTGGCTTACCGATGCTAGGGTTCTGCAAAATATATATGCTTAG